The region GCCAGGCGCGGTCTCGGCCCGGCCCCCTTCAAACCCGAACAGCCCGACATGGACACCGGCGTGTCGTTTCGCATGATCCCCACCTTCGAAGAGAAGGTCCTGGAACACAGGAACGGCCATTATGTTGTGCAGGACTGGATGGGCGCCATCACTGAAATCTCCGACGAATACGACTACTCCTACATCCGCAACCCCGTTGACTTCGTGACGCGCAAATGGCACAAGTTCCCGGTCGAGACACGCGACGACTGGGAGGAAATGAAACCGCGCTTCGATCCCAAGCACCCGGAACGGTATCCGGCGGACTTCGACGAGCGGTGCGCCGCGTTGCGCCAGCGCGATTATCCGTTGACCGTAAACTTGAACGGCCCGTTCTGGCAATTGCGCGAATTCTGCGGCTTCGAAAGGTTGTGCACGATGATGCTGACCGACCCGGGGTTCGTGCACGAGATGGCGCGGTTCTGGGCGGCGTTCTGCGTGGCGGCATTGAAACGGCTTCTCGAACGCGTGACGCCCGATAGCCTCCACTTCTCCGAGGACATGGCGTTCAAGGAGCACCCGATGATCTCGCCCGAAATGACCCGCGAATTCTGCGCGCCCTGCTACCGGGACATTATCGACGAAGCGAAGGGCGCGGGCGTGCCGGTTATCGCTCTGGATTCCGACGGACGGGTCGATCTGCTCATTCCCGTATGGCTCGAGTGCGGGATCAACTGCGTGGACCCGATGGAGGTGGCCGCCGGTAACGACATTGTTGCACTGCGCGCGCGGTATGGGAAACGCCTCGCGTTTTGCGGCGGCATCGATAAACGCGCCATGGCCGCCGGCGGCGGCACGCTGAAAGCCGAGCTGGCCCGCATACAGCCGGTAATCGAAAGCGGCGGCTACATTCCCGGTTGCGATCACGGCGTGCCGCCCGACGTGCCGTGGGCCAATTACACGGCGTATTGCCTCGACCTGGCCGAGATGACCGGCTGGCTGCGATAGACTACGCGCCTTTCCCCCAGCACCGGTCAAGCCACGCCCGGGTCTGACCACTGAGATGGGCCAGGCGGTCGGCCGTGTCGGCCTCGCCCCCGGCGCATGCCAGCATCAGCCGTCCTTCTTCCGCGCAGAGCGCGTCGTGGTGCGGAAACAGTTCCCGCATGCAGTACAGCGCATACTTCACGAGCCGGAACGGGCCGTAGGCGCGCGCGGTCTCCCCGGGAAGGGCCTCGACGGCAACGGAATATCCCGTCTTGATGGCCTGGATGATATCGCCCAGCTCGAGAGACGGCGCGAACACGATGGTGTAGTACCATCCGAAGAGTTCGCCTCGTTCGCACCCGTGGGCGTCGCTCACGCCGACAATGGGAATGGTGCGGCCGCGGGCCCGCTCCTGGTGGTACCGCGCCACCTGGAGCGTATTCGAATCTATCTCGAAACGATGGAATCCGCCGATGAGTTCGAAGGCGTCGTAGGGCTGTGTCTCGAACAAGTACGACGTCAACGCGCCCGAAGGCGTGTAGCGGTGCTGCGTGAACCAGTAGGGGTGGCAGAAGATGCCCAACCCGCCCGCGGCACGGATCTGGTCAAAACACCAGACGCACGAGGCGTACTGGTAGGAATCCACCCCCGCCGGAAGGGGGCTCGCGGAGGCCTCAATGCGCGCGACTTCTTCACGATACGTCTGTTCGTCGCGTTGAAACAGGTCGGTTATGCTGTATGACCCGCCGAAATTGATCATATGCACCGGATTGTCCGGCGGATGCACCTCCTCGCCGGGAAAGATTTTCAGGTCGTGGGGCACGTAGGCAAAGGCGCGCTGGGCTTCCAGAGAGGGAGTATAGAGGCTGTGGTCCGTCACGGCCATGAAGTCGAGTCCCATGCGGCGGCAGGCGCCAGCTACATAGGCAGGCGACTCGCGGCCGTCCGAACGGTAGCTGTGGATGTGCAGGTCGCCTTTGTACGGACGGCGGGCGTACAGATCGTCCTCGAGCGAATATACGCGGAACTCGGCGGCCTCCTTTGGCTGTTCCTCGGTAGCATCTTCAATGACGATGACATGTTCCTGCTCCCCTTCGAAAAAGCACGTGAGCCGGATAACGCCTTCTTCGGGTACGACGGGAATCCGAATCCCGGGCGTCCATCCGTTGCGTTGGGCGAATTCTTCCGTGGGATAGCAGGCCGCGCGGTATGTCCGGTCTGGAGCGAAGCGCGAGTGGCCGAACAACGGCCGAATCGCAAGGGTGGTCTCGCGATTGGCCGGGACGACGCGGGCGGATACAGCGTAATAGCGGTCAGAAAGGCTCACGGAACTCTCCTTCGTGCAGCGCAACAGGTCGTGGCCGGCGACGTAAACCTTTGCGCCCCCCAAAACGTTGTTCATAACCGGGCACTCGTTCCATAATACCCGGGAGGCGGTCTGTCCGAAAAACGCCCGCAAACGAACGGAATGATCTGAGAACCATGGTCTTGAGGCTACAGAGGCAGTGGGGACCGGTCTCCACCGGCGCGCTGCTGGTCTGCATCCTGGCTGCCGCGGGATGCGGAGGGCCCAAGGAGCCGCCGATTCCTCCCGGCATGGTCCGTGTCGGCGACAAGCCATTGGAAATCAATACTCCGCCCCTCGTCGTGAAGGCCCGCATCAGCTCCCCGTTTCCTGAAGAGGAAGAACAGACCGTGGCCGATGAGCTCGACGCGGCGCTGCGCGACATGGGCCTCGATTTGGGCGCCGAAGCGCCGGAGGAGGAGCCCCGCCCGGCCGTGATCGAGCCTGTCCCGGAAGTGCTTGGCGGCCCCGAAACCGCCCCCACTAAACTGGAAAAGCCCAAGGAGACGCCGGCCGAGAGTGCCAAGCCCCCCGCGGACACTGCCAAGGAAGTGGCGGCCCTTCGGACCGACGTGGCCCGTATGCAGGCCATGCTGGACCTCGTACTCGAAGAATT is a window of Candidatus Hydrogenedentota bacterium DNA encoding:
- a CDS encoding uroporphyrinogen decarboxylase family protein translates to MTHRERFLETLLFGAPDRIPFAPGAGRESTRRAWRQQGCPSDSEYMDVIYDQLNGERARRGLGPAPFKPEQPDMDTGVSFRMIPTFEEKVLEHRNGHYVVQDWMGAITEISDEYDYSYIRNPVDFVTRKWHKFPVETRDDWEEMKPRFDPKHPERYPADFDERCAALRQRDYPLTVNLNGPFWQLREFCGFERLCTMMLTDPGFVHEMARFWAAFCVAALKRLLERVTPDSLHFSEDMAFKEHPMISPEMTREFCAPCYRDIIDEAKGAGVPVIALDSDGRVDLLIPVWLECGINCVDPMEVAAGNDIVALRARYGKRLAFCGGIDKRAMAAGGGTLKAELARIQPVIESGGYIPGCDHGVPPDVPWANYTAYCLDLAEMTGWLR